The genomic segment CTGGAGACTACCCGCATCCATTCCTGTGCACGAACTTCTGGAGATCTGTCTGCGTTCCGGCCTGTTACCGTCCGTCCTTTTCGCTCCCCGCACCACTCAGCGTCCATGGTGTCGCTGGTTGGGGGCGGTAACAGGCTTAGGCCGGGAGAGGCTAGCCTTGCTCATAATGGCGTTCTCTTTTTGGATGAACTTCCTGAGTTTAACCGTAGCGTGCTAGAAGCGTTAAGAGAACCTATGGAGGATGGCTCCATCTCTGTCAGTCGCATTAGCGGGACTGTGGTGTGGCCCGCCCGCTTTATGATGGGTGCCGCCATGAATCCCTGCCCTTGCGGATACTCTATGGATCCCAAGCGTGCCTGCACCTGTTTACCGGAGGCTCGAAAGCGGTATCAGGAACGGATCTCCGGACCCTTGCTGGACCGTATTGATATTCAGGTGAGTGTGCCGCCGGTGGATGCTTCTCTATTTGCGGGAGCCGGTAATGGTGAACCTTCCTCTGCGATTCGGGAACGAGTCCTAATGGCTCGCAATCTCCAGCGGGAACGGTTCAAGGGTACGGGCTTCAAGTCCAATGCGGAGATGTCCTCGGAGTTTGCCCGTGAGGCTTGCGGGCTAACCTCCAAGACGGAAAACTTTGCCATTTCGGCGGCAGACAAGATGGGCCTAAGCGCCCGCGGTTACTACCGCCTGTTGAAGGTTTCCCGCACTATAGCGGACTTGCGGAAGGCTCCCCAGGTTGAAATTAACGACCTGGCGGAAGCCCTCCGTTACCGTTCCTTCCGGTCGTAGACTTGAGAAGTATTCCCGAGTGTAATGATCTTCTTCCTACAACAAAAAAGGCGCCATTCTTTTGAATGGCGTCTTTCTCGTGGAATTTCTGGATTGCGTTAACGGCGGATTCTAATGGTGGATTCCGCTCCTACGCAGTCTGGAATAGCCAGAGGCTTACGGACGGATACTTCTACCATCTCTGCCTTGGGGTAGTGGTCAATGATGTACTTGCCTGTTTCTACCACCAAGGTTTCTTCCAGCTGGAAACAAGAAAGGCGGATAAACCTCTTCAGGTCTTCCGCCAGTTGGGCATAGTCTATGGAATGTGCCAGATCTTCGTTACGGGCAGCCAGGGTAAAATCCAACCAGAGGGAGACGTTTAGTACGATCGGTTGTTCGTTGGTTCTCTCGTAGGGGAGGGTGCCAATGATGCAATCGAAGGAAAGATCCTTCAGGGAGATTTTACCGGCTTCAATTACCATACAAAGAGAACGACTGCACCGGCGATGGAGGCGCCTGCAATACCGAACCAAATGTTACGTGCGGTTGCGTAGGAGTCCTGAGTCTTCTTGTTGGTGTCCATGCGGTTCTTCAGGTTCTGGACAGTCCAGACGCCGCTTACACCCTTTTCAAGGACGGCCTGCTGGCAGCCCTTGTCGTTGCCGCACATGTCCATGATGCCGGAGTAAAGTTCGTCCATGGTGTCATAGGCGTCCTTAGCTTCGTTGGACTTCTTGTGCTGGGTAATGCCGAGGACGATGCTTGCTGCAGCCAGGGCGGAAAGACCCACTGCGGACCAGAAGCGGACTTCGTCAGCGATACCGAAACGGTCACCTACGTCAGCAGCTTCGCTTGCGGCGTAGTCGCGGTCGTCGGCATCAGAGTTTGCAACCGGAGCGGAAGTCTTGTACTTGCTCAGGTCTTCGTCTTCGCAATCTTCATCATCGTCATCGCAATATTCGTCATCATTGCTGCTGGATGCGGTTGCTGCTGCGACCGGTTCTTCTGCAGCATCGCCCTTCAGGGTTACAGGTTCGCCGTCGATGAACACGACTGCGGAGGAAAGGCCCGGTGCGAACACGGACTTGCCGTCAAAGTAAACTTTTTCAACGTCCTTGTTGGAATCCATACCGCGGCGTGCGTAAACCTTTGCGGTAACCAACTTGGAGTAATCAACACCTTCTGCGGTCATGGCGGTCATGGAAGAGAGATCGCCTGCGCCGCCCTGGTAGAGCTGGTAAGTGGTTGCATCAGCGTCAAACGGATCTTCGAACTTCTGACGGACGACCAGTCGACCATTCTGGAGGGATTCGACTTCGTCTGCAGGAGCGACCTTCAGTTCGCCACCAAATTCAGCAGTAATATATTCATCAGGGGAACCCGATTCCTTTGCTTCGAATTCGCTGATGTCATAGGAGCCGGCGAAAGCCGACACAACAGACAGGCAGAGGGCCCACAGAATAGAACGTTTCATTTAATTCTCCATAGACTAATTTTTCCCGAAATATATAAAAAAAAGCCAAAAGTATCTCACATCATTTTCATTTGTGGAACGTTATGTTCCCGAAGTGTTTTCAAACTCACTGACTTTTGCATTCTGCGGGATAATATTGTTTAGTAATTTTTACAAACGTTTTGAATAACGGTGTTTTTAATGCTATTTGTATGACTGATTTGAGTATAGGGCTGGTAAAGTCCCCTTTGTCGGGTTGACCTACGTTTACTATATTATGGCGCGTAAATTTAACTCTAACCAGAAGGTGCTAATCATGGCAAAGCTTTCTATTGAAGATCTCGAACTCGCTGGCAAGCGCGTGTTCATCCGTGTCGACTTCAACGTTCCGCAGGACAAGGTCACTGGTGAAATCACCAACACCAAGCGTATCGAAGCTGCTCTCCCCACCATCAAGTACGCTCTTGATAAGGGTGCTTCCGTTGTTCTCGCTTCTCACCTGGGCCGCCCCAACGGTGAAGTGAACCCCAAGTTCACTCTCGCTCCGGTTGCTAAGAAGCTCGAAGAACTCATCGGCAAGCCGGTTAAGTTCCTCTCTGATTGCGTTGGTGCAGAAGTTGAAGCTGCTTGCGCTGCTGCAAAGCCGGGTGACATCATCCTCCTCGAAAACCTCCGCTTCCACATCGAAGAAGAAGGCAAGCGTAAGATCAAGAACGCTGACGGCACCGAAGAAAAGATCAAGGCTGACAAGGAAGCTGTCAAGGCATTCCGCGCTTCTCTCACCAAGCTCGCCGACGTTTATGTCAACGACGCTTTCGGTACCGCACACCGCGCTCACTCCTCCATGGCTGGTGTTGAACTTCCGCAGCGTGCTGCTGGCTTCCTCATGAACAAGGAACTCAAGGCATTTGACGCTGTTCTCAACAACCCCCCGCGTCCGTTCCTGGCTATCCTCGGCGGTGCTAAGGTTGCTGACAAGATCCAGCTCATCAACAACCTCCTGGACAAGGCCGACAAGATCATCATCGGCGGTGGCATGGCATTCACCTTCAAGAAGGTTCTGAACAACATCGAAATCGGTTCTTCTCTGTTTGACGAAGAAGGCGCAAAGCTGGTTCCGGAACTCATTGCCAAGGCTAAGGCTGCCGGCAAGGAAATCATCCTCCCGGTTGACTACGTTGCTGCTGACAAGTTCGCTGCTGACGCTGCTACCAAGGCTGTTTCTGACGCTGAAGGTATCCCCGCTGGCTGGATGGGTCTGGACGTTGGTGCAGAATCCACCAAGCTCTTCGTTGACGCTATCAAGTCCTCCAAGACCATCGTTTGGAACGGTCCTGCAGGCGTGTTTGAATTCGAAGCTTTCGAAAAGGCAACCAAGGCTATGGCTGACGCTATCGTCGAAGCTACCGCAGCTGGCGCAATCACCGTGATCGGTGGTGGCGATACCGCTACTGCAGCTAAGAAGTACGGCGCAGACAAGAAGGTCACCCACACCTCTACCGGTGGTGGCGCTTCTCTCGAATTGCTCGAAGGTAAGGAATTGCCGGGCGTCGCCTTCTTGAGCGATAAGTAATTCACTTATAACGCATCGAGATGCTGCGTTGTTCGCCCCCTCACGTACGATTAGTACGCTACGGGGGCTCACGCCTTGCCTCTCTCGGTTCTAAGTGAATTCCATACTTTGGAATATTGTCAAAAAGAACTCGATGAAAAAATCGGGTTCTTTTTTGCTTGTGAGGCCCCGACCCCTTGTCTCGCTAGCCTCTGAAACAAAATTTATTTCCTGGTTTAGGAAATGTTTCATTTATGGAATATAAAAAAGAGCCTCTCGTGATGAACGAGAGGCTCTTTTTGTATAAATGTTTTGACTTCGTTACTTGCTCTGGTTGTCGGGCTGGGTAGTGCTTTCGTCGTGTTCTTCGATGTTGGACACTTTGGTAAACCAATAGTCTTCGCTATTGATGGAGCTCATGTTGTTGATGATGGCTTCCAGATCCAGTTCTTCTTTGTTGTTTTCATTAGGCATGTGTTGAAGATAACTAAATTCGGCGGGATTGTTTTGGTTTAGCATTTTTATTTGTTGTATATTTGGTGCATGAAAACGATTATTTGTGGGTTAGTGATGCTGTTGTTCGTGGGCTTTGCCCAGGCGCAACTTGTTCCAAACGGACTGGTTTTGTATAAGGGAGATGCCTCCTCGGAAACGCAGGTTGTTACCCCGCAGGATTCTTCTGTAGAAGATTCTGGGGTGAGCTTGAACTGGAATGCGGATTCTGAAGGCTTTGCGGATAGCGTGGCTATTTACCAGAGAGATTATGTCTATAATATCAACAAGCGTGATGGGTTCCTACGGGCCGCTTTGATATCGAATTGGTCAGGGCTTGGTGCCACCTTAGCTGGATTGGGCTTGTTGAGTGCTGGACTGACAGGACATGGCGACGTATATACATATGCGGGTTCCGCCATTTTGGCTGCTGGCTTAGTTGGATTTGGACTTAGTATAGGCTTTGATATCGTTTCGAATACTTATTCAGTTCGGGCCGGATTCTTTAACCAGAAGAAAATAGACTATCAGCGTAGGCATTCTGTTTTGCTGTCTGGTGATCATTAAAACATGAGGTGTTTGATGTCTGAAAAGATTTCTGAAATTGCAAAGGTTTATCACAAGGAACACGGCAACTGCGCTGTATCCGTGACTTATGGCTATTGGCGTGCTCAGGGAAAGTCCGAAGAAGAGGCTCTGGCGTTAGCCATGGAGGTCAAGCAGTTTAGCGGCGGTCGTGCACCCGATGGAACTTGCGGTGCTTTGCATGCTGCCAAGCTTTTGGCTCCCCAGGATGCGGCAAAGCTGGTTGAAATTTTCCAGCAGGGCGCCAAGGGTTGTACTCGCTGTCAAGAGATTCGACCTAATGCGGTTATTCCCTGCAATCGCTGTGTGGAGCTGGCTGGCGAGGCTCTGGACTCCTTGAAGAAATAACTATCTTTTACCCCGTAAAAACGAGGTTTCTATGTCTATTATCGTAGTCGACTACAATGCAGGTAACTTGACTTCCGTGATGAACGCTATGGAACGTATCGGCGCTGATGCTGTTTCCAGTCGTGATCCCGAGGTGATCGCCAAGGCGGACCGCCTGATTTTCCCGGGCGTTGGCGCTGCGGCTTCTGCCATGGAAACCTTGACTACTACGGGTATCGGGGATGCTATCAAGACGGTGGTGAATGCCGGCAATCCTGTTCTTGGCATTTGCATTGGCTGCCAGATCATTCTGGAAGAATCTGAAGAAGATGGCGGCGTCAAGACTTTGGGGCTGATTCCTGGTAAGGCTGTGCGCTTTAAGGATGAACCGGGCCTGAAGATTCCCCACATGGGCTGGAACCAGGTGAACTTCACCCGCGAGCATCCCATTATGAAGGGCATCCGCAGCGGTTGCGACTTTTACTATGTGCATTCCTACCATCCGGTGGTGCCTGCAGAATACAGCTTCGCAGAAACTACCTACGGCACCCAGACTTTCCAGGGTCTGATCGGTAAGGACAACCTGATCGCTTCCCAGTTCCATCAGGAAAAGAGTGGCGACGTTGGACTTGCCATGCTGAAGAACTTCTGCGACTGGAAAATCTAAAAATGGCGAATTTGAGCGAAAATCTAAAGTTTTAACTATAGGGACCGTGGGTGAAGCCTGCAGTCCCAAAATTTTTTTTTAATTTTGTATCATAAAACTATTGACGTATGATACAAAAAGAGGTATATTATGTAACATAAAGACGGAAGTGACCGAAAGGGTTAGGAACCAGGGGTTAGGAGAAAGGTCGCTTCCGTCTTTTTTGGCTAAATTTGGGGAAGAAATTTTTATGAAGCCAATCACGGAGTATCAAGACTATCGCTGCTATATGCAGGATTTCTATGATGAACGTAAGCGAACCAGTTCGTTTACGTGGCGTGAGTATGCCCGTTTGGCAGGATTCACATCGCCGACCTACTTGAAGTTGGTTTGCGAAAACAAGAGTAGCCTAAGTGAGCTGGGGGTGGAAAAGGTTGCCGCCGCCATGAGTCTGGGTGGCTTTGAACTGGTTTATTTCCGCTACTTGGTGCGGTTCAACCAGGCGAAGGACGACGAGACGAAGAAGAGTGCCTTCGCAAGCATGCGGAACATCGCCGAGGCAAATAAGATCCGTGTAGTGGATGGCGATGCTTTCTCTTATTTTGAATCTTGGAAAAATCCTGTATTGCGTGAACTGGTGGCCATGATGCCGGGTGCTACTCCCGAGGCTGTTGCTGCAATGTGCTGGCAGCCTGTTACTGCTGATGAAGTCCGTAGTTCCTTGAACTTTATGGTCCGGGTGGGTATCCTCCAACAGCAATCCGAGAACGTGTATGTTCAGACGGACAAAGCCTTGATTGGACAATCTGAGGTAATGCCGTTGGCCGTGCGTTCCATGCATCGTGAAATGGCGGGCTTTGCCCAGAAGTCTATTGATGAATTTGATCCGAAGGATCGTAACATCACGGGTGTTACCATGGGTGTTGACCGTGATGCCTACGAACAGATTGTGCGTGAACTGGAAGCCTGCAGACGAAAGATTGTGGCTATTGCAAATATGAGCAAGAAGCCTAATCAGGTCTATCGTTTGAACTTGCAGATGTTCCCGCTTTCTAAGGAGGTCCCCGAAGGGGATCACTAGCTATTTTGGGGAAATTGTCGAGGACCTATGAGAAAGTTTTTAGCTACAATATTTGCTTTGCCCTTGCTGTTCATCGGCTGTACCACTGATACTGCTGGTACCACAGAAGAAACCAATGCAATTAATGCAGTTGCTATGTTGGATGGCGACCTCGACAAATGGGCTGTGATTGAAGGTAACGCCATCGAACTGGATAAGCAGAATCAGAAGGCTCTTGCAGGTCGCGTTACCCTCGGTAAGCCGTCTGCCGATGGCCTTGCTCGTGCAGGCCTTGAATTTGATGTCTCTGAAGAAGGCAAACCTGCAAATCTTTTGGATTTGAGTGAAGGTTTGTGCATTGCTTACCAGTCTGACTTTGAAGTGGAAGTTCAGTTGGATATGGGAGACTTTGTCAATGATGCTGTTGACGAAGATTATCCCTCTGTCAGCATGCACAAGACCATCAGCGGTGTGGAAACTCATTGCCATCGTTGGTCTTCATTCAGAACCAAACATTCCGATTTGATGGGCGAAGTTGCTGCAATGACGGTTCGCGCAGTGCGTTTGATGTTTGCTGGTGAATCTGGTGAAACGGGTAATTTCAGTATTAATCGTGTGGGAAAATACGAGGACAATTCTGACTTTTCTAGTTCGTCTTCTGAAGAATCGCTGTCCAGTAGTTCCGTAGAATCCTCCAGTAGTTCCGAAAAAATCTCCAGCAGTTCCGAAGAAATGAGTGTTGTCGATCTTGGAAATCAGTTGGGTGGTCCTTCTGGATACTGGACCGTTTCCCTGGGCAGCTTAAACATCATGAGTCTTCCTGACAAATTCCAAGGGCTTCAAGGGAACCATCAAAGCTGAAGAAGGTCGTTCAGGCACAAATCCATACATTGGCTTTAACGTTGCTGGCGAAAACTTGCTGGCGGACATTAGCTCCTGGGGCGGCTTGTGCATTCGCTACAAGTCTACGATGTCTATAGAGGTGGCGATTACCGGTGATGTGACTTATCCCAGTGATTACTGGTATGTGACACTGATGTCATCCTCTGAAATGGTTTGGGCGAAAATTGGATGGGATGTCTTTAGATATAAAGGCGAATCTGATAGTGGCATTGAGTCCGCTCTTGGTGTGATTTCCCAGTTGAGAATCATGTTCCCTGAGGAAGGCGAATTCTTCATTGACGCCGTAGGTTCTTACGACCAGTGTGGCGAATAAAAATTTGTTCTGTGAAAAAAGAGGTCACGACGTTGAGTCGTGACCTTTTTTGCATCCTGATAAATACGGAGTCTCCCGCCAAGCGGATGCGGCTCGTATTAACGAGCCGTAGTAGCGCGGAGCATTTTGCGTCGTAGGTTCTTATCCAGACGAATGCAAAATGCGGAGTCTCTTAAGGTAACTCGCCGCCGATGAGTTCCATCTGTTTCTTGTAGATGTCCTTGCAGGCGTTTTCGCCGAGATCGAGAAGGGTGTTCAGCATCTTGCGGTCAAAGCTTGCGTGTTCGCCGGTGCCCTGGACTTCGATGAAGTTCTGGGCGTCCTGCATGACGACGTTCATGTCTACGTCGGCTGCGGAATCTTCCACATAGCAGAGGTCACAGAGGGGCTTGCCGTCCACGACGCCAACGGAGATTGCGGTAATGCCGTGCTGGAGGATTTGTTCGGTGAGACCGAGACGAGCCTTAATCTTCTTGAGGGCGATTGCGAGAGCGACGAAACCGCCGATGATGCTTGCGGTTCTAGTGCCGCCGTCAGCTTCGATGACGTCGCAATCGATGACGATTGCGTTCTCGCCCAGGGCGGCGAGATTGGCGGCGCCACGGAGGGAGCGGCCCACCAGACGCTGGATTTCCTGAGTGCGACCGCTGGCGCCTTTACGTTCGCGTTCCACACGCTTGCCGGTGCTCTGGGGGAGCAGGGAATATTCTGCGGTAATCCAGCCAGTACCGCGGCCAGCCAGCCAGTCCGGAACTTTCGGGAGGAGCGTTGCGTTGCAGATGACGCGGGTGCGGCCCATCTCGATAAGGACGGAACCATCAGCGGAACTGATAAAGCCCGTGGTCATCTTCAGGTTTCTGTATTCGTCAAATTTTCTGTCAGTACGTTCGTAAGTCATTTAAACCTCTATTTCTTAAAATACCATTTGATGCGCTTGATAAAGTGCCCGATACCGATGATTAAAAATACTAGCGCTAGTTTCCCGTGGATTCCGCCTACAGGGCCGTGGCCGCTGGTGAAAAATGTAAAGATAGCGGCGAAGCCACTGATAAAGGCGACAATGCTTAGAATAACCAAAGCCTTGGTCACTTTGTTGGAACTTTTCTTGAATCGGGTAAGCCATGCAGAAACTCTGGCCCAGTTCAAACGCAGATGGGCAAAGACCAGAATTGCCATGAGGATGCCGAATATTGCGTGGAGAGCAACCCAAAAATGATTTGCCATGCCCAGCCAATCGGCACCATGAAGAACTTCTATGAGGATGGAACTGGCTAGCATTACGATTGCAACAACCGCGAGAAGAAGATTCACTACGTAAAGCTTTTTCATCCTTCATCCTTCATATTTCATTTTTCATTTTCATTAATATTTCAACGTTTCCACGACGCCCTTCTTGAAGGTTCCCAGAATGTAGACAAAGCTGGTGTAGTTCTTCAGTTCGGCCAGAGCTTCCTTTGCTCTCGGGTCGCTGACGTTTGCTTCGAAGGAGATGTGGAAGATGTATTCCCAAGGCTTGTCCGGATGGGGACGGCTTTCGCAGCGGGTCAAGTTGATGCCACGCTTGGCGAAACAGCCCAGAACGTTATAGAGTGCGCCTACGGAATCAGAATGGGCCAGCTCCAGCAGGAGCGTTGTCTTGGCGCCTTCCGTTTCGGCGAAGTCTGCGGGAGTTTTCTGGATGGCGTAGAAGCGGGTGAAGTTTGTACCGCGGAGATTTTCCAGACCTGCCTTCAGAATATCCAGATTGTAAATCTTTGCGGCGTATGCGCTGGCGATGGCGCCTTCGTCACGGTTCCCGCGAGCAGCAAGTTCCTCTGCGGAGCCTGCGGTATCAAATGCGGGGACTGCCTTGATCTGGGGATTTTCTGCGAAGAACTTGGAACATTGTGCCAGAGCCTGGGGGTGGCTGTAGACTCGCTTCAGATCTTCAACCTTCACGCCGGGCATGACGCAGAGGGTGTGCTCGATACGGAGCATCACTTCGCCTACAATGCGGTGGCGCCACTTGTAAAGCAAGTCGTAGTTAGCCTCGATGGAACCTGCAGTGGAATTTTCGATGGGAATTGCACCGCCGTCGGCTTCACCATTTTCAATTGCCTGGTAAATTTCCTCGAAGGTGTCCATAGGCAAAGTTTCGATGTCTTCGCCAAACAGGTAGTGGGCTGCGCAATCACTGTATGCGCCCTTACGGCCTTGGAATGCAATTTTCTTCATAAATCCCAAAAGGTTTAAAATTTCAGAAAGTTTTTTTTCGTCTTCAAAAATACAATTTTTGAAATACTAGCGGATCAATCGGCGGGCTCCCTTATAGCGGGAATCGAAATACTTTTCTTCAAGATTGGAAATCATGACGCCCTTGCTGGTGCTGGCATGGGAGAAGTTTCCGTCGCTCAGGTAGACGCCAATGTGGCTGATGCCCCAGAAGTCGCCGAAGAAAACAAGGTCCCCTTCCTTTAGGGAACTGCGGCTCACCTGGGTAAATCGGGTGTCCTTGTAAATGGCGGCGGCCTTGTGGTCCAGGGAGACTCCGTAGAAGTCTCGGAACACGTTCATGATGTAGCCGGAGCAATCCGTGCCCTTGCGGCTGGATCCGCCGTAGACGTACTTAGTGCCTTTCCAGCTGTCCGTGTATTCCTTGAGGGTGGAGTACTTCTTGCCACCGCTAGCTTTCGTTTGTTGCTTGGCGGGTGCCGTAGATTTCTTGGGGGCAGGCTGTGTGGCGGGATTTGCGGCCTTGGCTACTTTCGTAGAGTCGCTGGCTTGTGCTGCTGGTGTTGTGGCAGACGCGCTTGCCTGGGTGGGTTCCTGTTTTTGTACGGTGGGAACGGGCTTGTAGGCGCCCAGCTTGCGGCTATAACCTGTACGAGTGGGGAAGGAACAGGACGTAAGCATTACAATGCTTAGGAACAGCGCAAGTGCTGCCAGTCCTGATTTCTTCCAAAGATTCGCCATTGAAAGAAATGTAATAATTAGCCGATGAAACCGTGGGGTTCAAAACCCAGCTTGCGGACTAATTCAAAGTCGGTCTTGTTGTTTACGCCGGCGGTGGTGAGCATGTCATCGGTGATGGTGGCGTTGGCGCCGCTCTTGAAGGCCTTTTCGCCGTAGTCACCCAGAACGCCGCGACCTCCTGCTAAGCGGAGGTAAGCCTTGGGATTGATAAAGCGATAGATGGCGACGATTCTGCAGAACTCGTCGTTGGTCACCTTGGGAAGGTTTTCGAAGGGTGTGCCCGGGATGGCGTTCAAAACGTTGATGGGCGTGGACTTTACGCCCAGATCGCGAATGTCGATGCACATGTCAATGCGGTCTTCCATGGTTTCGCCAAGACCCATGATGCCACCACTGCAGATTTCAAGACCTGCGGCCAATGCGTTTTGCAGTACCCCGATCTTGTCGTCGTAAGTGTGGGTGGTGCAAACGTCGGGGAAGTGACTGCGGTAAGTTTCCAGATTGTTGTGGAAGCGGGTAAGGCCTGCAGCCTTCAGCTTATCAAACTGTTCGCGGTTTAGAAGGCCGCTGCTGAGACAGACGGAAAGCTTGGTTTCTGCCTTCAGTCGCTTGATGGTTGCGGAAATCTGCTCCACGTCGCTATTAGTGAGGGTGCGGCCGGAGGTAACGATGGAATAGCGGGGGATACCTGCGGCTTCCTTCTTTTTTGCGTCGGCTACGATTTCGTCGGCGCTGAGAAGCTTGTATTCCGGAGCGCCTGTGTGGTAGAAGCTGGACTGTGCGCAGTACTTGCAGTTTTCGGAGCAGCGGCCACTTCGTGCGTTGACGATAGAGCAGAAATCAAAATCGTTTCCGTGAAGTTTTTCGCGAATTTCGTTGGCGGCTGCGGTCAGTTCGTCCAGATCTGCATCTAGCAATTTGATTGCGTCTTCACGAGTGGTGACGTAATCTTCATTTAAGATCTTGTTCTTCAATTCCTGAACGAAAGACATA from the Fibrobacter sp. UWEL genome contains:
- a CDS encoding TIGR02147 family protein produces the protein MKPITEYQDYRCYMQDFYDERKRTSSFTWREYARLAGFTSPTYLKLVCENKSSLSELGVEKVAAAMSLGGFELVYFRYLVRFNQAKDDETKKSAFASMRNIAEANKIRVVDGDAFSYFESWKNPVLRELVAMMPGATPEAVAAMCWQPVTADEVRSSLNFMVRVGILQQQSENVYVQTDKALIGQSEVMPLAVRSMHREMAGFAQKSIDEFDPKDRNITGVTMGVDRDAYEQIVRELEACRRKIVAIANMSKKPNQVYRLNLQMFPLSKEVPEGDH
- the hisH gene encoding imidazole glycerol phosphate synthase subunit HisH → MSIIVVDYNAGNLTSVMNAMERIGADAVSSRDPEVIAKADRLIFPGVGAAASAMETLTTTGIGDAIKTVVNAGNPVLGICIGCQIILEESEEDGGVKTLGLIPGKAVRFKDEPGLKIPHMGWNQVNFTREHPIMKGIRSGCDFYYVHSYHPVVPAEYSFAETTYGTQTFQGLIGKDNLIASQFHQEKSGDVGLAMLKNFCDWKI
- the rph gene encoding ribonuclease PH, which codes for MTYERTDRKFDEYRNLKMTTGFISSADGSVLIEMGRTRVICNATLLPKVPDWLAGRGTGWITAEYSLLPQSTGKRVERERKGASGRTQEIQRLVGRSLRGAANLAALGENAIVIDCDVIEADGGTRTASIIGGFVALAIALKKIKARLGLTEQILQHGITAISVGVVDGKPLCDLCYVEDSAADVDMNVVMQDAQNFIEVQGTGEHASFDRKMLNTLLDLGENACKDIYKKQMELIGGELP
- a CDS encoding YifB family Mg chelatase-like AAA ATPase, whose translation is MFRRIRSYCLFGIKAVPVCVEVDASQGLPGFTLVGLPDNAVRESRERVVSAIRSIDKVVTGFRTTVNLSPADLRKEGSALDLPLAIGLLVATGEIEVPDLDKLVFAGELSLDGLLKPVRGALSIAMAMDRKSDNILVIPSANEPEVSLVEGLRYVCASSLKECVEILEVGADRRAVWAAGLKFRTDVAACGRDIPDFKNVVGMDGVKRALEVAAAGAHNFLLVGSPGAGKTLCAKCLPGILPEMSDDEILETTRIHSCARTSGDLSAFRPVTVRPFRSPHHSASMVSLVGGGNRLRPGEASLAHNGVLFLDELPEFNRSVLEALREPMEDGSISVSRISGTVVWPARFMMGAAMNPCPCGYSMDPKRACTCLPEARKRYQERISGPLLDRIDIQVSVPPVDASLFAGAGNGEPSSAIRERVLMARNLQRERFKGTGFKSNAEMSSEFAREACGLTSKTENFAISAADKMGLSARGYYRLLKVSRTIADLRKAPQVEINDLAEALRYRSFRS
- a CDS encoding DUF4405 domain-containing protein, with product MKKLYVVNLLLAVVAIVMLASSILIEVLHGADWLGMANHFWVALHAIFGILMAILVFAHLRLNWARVSAWLTRFKKSSNKVTKALVILSIVAFISGFAAIFTFFTSGHGPVGGIHGKLALVFLIIGIGHFIKRIKWYFKK
- a CDS encoding dihydroneopterin aldolase translates to MVIEAGKISLKDLSFDCIIGTLPYERTNEQPIVLNVSLWLDFTLAARNEDLAHSIDYAQLAEDLKRFIRLSCFQLEETLVVETGKYIIDHYPKAEMVEVSVRKPLAIPDCVGAESTIRIRR
- the pheA gene encoding prephenate dehydratase, translated to MKKIAFQGRKGAYSDCAAHYLFGEDIETLPMDTFEEIYQAIENGEADGGAIPIENSTAGSIEANYDLLYKWRHRIVGEVMLRIEHTLCVMPGVKVEDLKRVYSHPQALAQCSKFFAENPQIKAVPAFDTAGSAEELAARGNRDEGAIASAYAAKIYNLDILKAGLENLRGTNFTRFYAIQKTPADFAETEGAKTTLLLELAHSDSVGALYNVLGCFAKRGINLTRCESRPHPDKPWEYIFHISFEANVSDPRAKEALAELKNYTSFVYILGTFKKGVVETLKY
- the bioB gene encoding biotin synthase BioB, with the protein product MSFVQELKNKILNEDYVTTREDAIKLLDADLDELTAAANEIREKLHGNDFDFCSIVNARSGRCSENCKYCAQSSFYHTGAPEYKLLSADEIVADAKKKEAAGIPRYSIVTSGRTLTNSDVEQISATIKRLKAETKLSVCLSSGLLNREQFDKLKAAGLTRFHNNLETYRSHFPDVCTTHTYDDKIGVLQNALAAGLEICSGGIMGLGETMEDRIDMCIDIRDLGVKSTPINVLNAIPGTPFENLPKVTNDEFCRIVAIYRFINPKAYLRLAGGRGVLGDYGEKAFKSGANATITDDMLTTAGVNNKTDFELVRKLGFEPHGFIG
- a CDS encoding C40 family peptidase — translated: MANLWKKSGLAALALFLSIVMLTSCSFPTRTGYSRKLGAYKPVPTVQKQEPTQASASATTPAAQASDSTKVAKAANPATQPAPKKSTAPAKQQTKASGGKKYSTLKEYTDSWKGTKYVYGGSSRKGTDCSGYIMNVFRDFYGVSLDHKAAAIYKDTRFTQVSRSSLKEGDLVFFGDFWGISHIGVYLSDGNFSHASTSKGVMISNLEEKYFDSRYKGARRLIR
- the pgk gene encoding phosphoglycerate kinase codes for the protein MAKLSIEDLELAGKRVFIRVDFNVPQDKVTGEITNTKRIEAALPTIKYALDKGASVVLASHLGRPNGEVNPKFTLAPVAKKLEELIGKPVKFLSDCVGAEVEAACAAAKPGDIILLENLRFHIEEEGKRKIKNADGTEEKIKADKEAVKAFRASLTKLADVYVNDAFGTAHRAHSSMAGVELPQRAAGFLMNKELKAFDAVLNNPPRPFLAILGGAKVADKIQLINNLLDKADKIIIGGGMAFTFKKVLNNIEIGSSLFDEEGAKLVPELIAKAKAAGKEIILPVDYVAADKFAADAATKAVSDAEGIPAGWMGLDVGAESTKLFVDAIKSSKTIVWNGPAGVFEFEAFEKATKAMADAIVEATAAGAITVIGGGDTATAAKKYGADKKVTHTSTGGGASLELLEGKELPGVAFLSDK